The Streptococcus oralis genome segment AAATAAAAAAGAAAGCGTTTTCTAGAAGTGGAGTTGATGTCTGATTATCAACGATAAAAAACTTTGTGAAATAAAAAAATTTTCTCCATAATTTCACAATCATCCAGACAAAACTCTATTGCGCAGGTGTATTGAGAAAAAGTTCACAATCTCATAAAATTTCTTTGTGAAATGCTTATGAAACGGTTTACAAAGTCTTGAAAAAGAGTTATAATAAAATTGTGAAAAAATTAACAAAGGATTGAATCCTTGAAGGCTATGGAGGACAATATGGCTGATAAAAAAACGTTAACACCTGAGGAAAAACAACTCGCTGCTGAAAAGCATGTCGACGGGTTAGTAAAAAAAGCCTTGGTTGCGCTTGATGAAATGCGCAAGTTGAATCAAGAGCAAGTTGACTACATCGTAGCGAAAGCTTCAGTTGCAGCTCTTGATGCACATGGTATCCTTGCTCAACACGCAGTTGAAGAAACTGGTCGTGGTGTATTTGAAGATAAGGCTACAAAAAACCTTTTTGCCTGTGAACACGTAGTGAATAATATGCGTGGTGTTAAAACTGTCGGAGTTATCGAAGATGATCCAGTTACAGGCTTGACTAAAATTGCAGAACCTGTCGGAGTAGTCTGTGGTGTCACTCCAACAACTAACCCTACTTCAACAGCAATTTTCAAATCATTGATTGCTTTGAAAACACGTAATCCAATCGTGTTTGCTTTCCACCCATCAGCTCAAGAATCTTCTGCTCACGCAGCACAAATCGTTCGTGATGCAGCTATTGCAGCTGGAGCACCTGAAAACTGTGTTCAATGGATTACAGAACCATCTATGGAAGCAACTGGAGCGCTTATGAACCACGAAGGTGTTGCAACTATCCTTGCAACTGGTGGTAATGCCATGGTTAAGGCAGCTTACTCATGTGGGAAACCAGCTCTTGGGGTAGGTGCCGGAAACGTTCCTGCTTATGTAGAAAAATCTGCCGACCTCCGTCAAGCTGCTCATGATATCGTAATGTCTAAATCATTTGATAACGGTATGGTCTGTGCATCAGAACAAGCGGTTATCATTGATAAAGAAGTATATGACGAATTTGTTGCAGAATTCAAGTCGTACCACACTTACTTTGTAAACAAAAAAGAAAAAGCGCTTCTTGAAGAATTTTGCTTTGGCGCTAAAGCAAACAGCAAAAACTGCGCGGGTGCTAAACTAAACGCAAATATCGTTGGTAAGCCAGCTGCATGGATTGCAGAACAAGCAGGATTCAGCGTGCCAGAAGGTACAAATATCTTGGCTGCAGAATGTGCGGAAGTTGGACCAAAAGAACCATTGACTCGTGAAAAATTGTCACCAGTAATTGCTGTCCTAAAAGCTGAAGACACTGAAGACGGCCTTACAAAAGCACGTCAAATGGTTGAGTTTAACGGACTTGGTCACTCAGCAGCTATCCATACAAAAGACGAAGCTCTTGCTAAACGCTTTGGTACAGAAATCAAAGCTATGCGTATTATTTGGAACTCTCCATCTACTTTCGGTGGTATCGGTGACGTATACAATGCCTTCATTCCATCATTGACACTTGGATGTGGTTCATACGGACGTAACTCAGTTGGTGATAACGTTAGCGCTATTAACCTCCTTAACATCAAGAAAGTAGGGAAACGTAGAAATAATATGCAATGGTTTAAAGTTCCTTCAAAAATTTACTTCGAACGCAACTCTATCCAATACCTTCAAACATGTGAAGATATTGAACGCGTTATGATTGTTACTGACAAAGCGATTGAAAAACTCGGATTTGTTCAACGTGTTATCGACCAATTGAACGCACGTAACAACCGTGTAACGATCCAAGTCTTCTCAGATGTTGAACCAGATCCAGACATCACAACTGTAGAACGTGGTGCTGAAGTGATGAAAGCATTTGAACCAGATACTATCATCGCTCTTGGTGGTGGTTCTCCAATGGACGCAGCCAAAGTAATGTGGCTCTTCTACGAACAACCAGAAATTGACTTCCGTGACTTGGTTCAAAAATTCATGGATATCCGTAAACGTGCCTTCCGCTTCCCATCACTTGGTAAGAAAGCGAAGTACATCGGTATCCCAACAACTTCTGGTACAGGTTCAGAAGTAACACCATTTGCTGTTATCTCTGATAAGAAAAACAATCGTAAATACCCATTGGCTGACTACTCATTGACACCAACTATTGCCATTGTTGACCCTGCTTTGGTTGAATCAGTTCCAGACTTCATCGCTGCTGATACAGGTATGGACGTCTTGACTCACGCGACTGAAGCCTACACTTCAAACTTTGCTAACGACTACACAGACGGTATCGCCCTTCAAACAATCAAACTTGTCTTTGAATGGTTGGAAAAATCTGTTAAGACAGCTGACCCAGAAGCACGTGAAAAAATGCATAATGCATCTACAATGGCTGGTATGGCCTTCGCCAATGCCTTCCTTGGTATGAGCCACTCAATGGCCCACAAGATTGGTGGTGTTCACCATACTGTTCACGGACGTACAAACGCAATCTTGCTTCCATACGTCATCCGTTACAACGGTACTCGTCCATCTAAGACAACTACATGGCCTAAGTACAACTACTGGAAAGCTGATGAGAAATTCCAAGACATCGCGAAGATGCTTGGATTGCCTCACTCAACTCCAGAAGAAGCAGTTGAAGCTTATGCCAAAGCAGTTTACGATCTTGGTGAAGCAGTCGGAATCACAATGAATTTCAAAGGCTTTGGAATCGATGAAAAAGTTTGGAAAGACAGCTTGCATGAAATTGCTTTGCTTGCTTATGAAGACCAATGTTCACCTGCAAACCCACGCTTGCCAATGGTAGCCGACATGGAAGAAATCATGGCAGATGCATACTATGGTTATGCAGAACGACCAGGACGTCGCAAATAATCGTTTATCAGCCTAGAGACAGGAGTTATCCTGTCTCTTTTCATAGTCCTATTTCTGAAGTTAGAGTTGAACTATGAGAAGAGAGGATTATGCGGATAGGATAGAAGGTCCTAGAAATAAAAGCTTAGGTGAATGAAGGGGATTGAAAAGTAGAAAAGCAAGAGAGAAAAACAACGCCCGTACTTGCAATTCTACTTAAATAGTTATATAATAATAATGTTGAAAGGTGATTTGTAGTGATTCAAGTTACTCTTTTCACAATAAAATTTTCAGGATTTTCATAAGGAGGAAATCACTAATGGTAGTTAAAGTTGGTATTAACGGTTTCGGACGTATCGGTCGTCTTGCTTTCCGCCGCATCCAAAACGTAGAAGGTGTTGAAGTTACTCGCATCAACGACCTTACAGATCCAGTTATGCTTGCACACTTGTTGAAATACGACACAACTCAAGGTCGTTTCGACGGTACTGTAGAAGTTAAAGAAGGTGGATTTGAAGTTAACGGTAAATTCATCCGTGTTTCTGCTGAACGTGATCCAGAACAAATCGACTGGGCTACTGACGGTGTAGAAATCGTTCTTGAAGCAACTGGTTTCTTTGCTAAGAAAGCAGCGGCTGAAAAACACTTGCACGCTGGCGGAGCTAAAAAAGTTGTTATCACTGCTCCTGGTGGAAACGATGTTAAAACAGTTGTATTCAACACTAACCACGACGTTCTTGACGGTACTGAAACAGTTATCTCAGGTGCTTCATGTACTACAAACTGCTTGGCTCCAATGGCTAAAGCTCTTCAAGACAACTTCGGTGTTGTAGAAGGATTGATGACAACTATCCACGCTTACACTGGTGACCAAATGATCCTTGATGGACCACACCGTGGTGGTGACCTTCGCCGTGCTCGCGCTGGTGCTGCAAACATCGTTCCTAACTCAACTGGTGCTGCTAAAGCTATCGGTCTTGTAATCCCAGAATTGAACGGTAAACTTGACGGATCTGCACAACGTGTTCCAACTCCAACTGGATCAGTTACTGAATTGGTAGCAGTTCTTGAAAAGAACGTTACTGTTGATGAAGTAAACGCAGCTATGAAAGCAGCAGCTAACGAATCATACGGTTACACAGAAGATCCAATCGTATCTTCAGATATCGTAGGTATGTCTTACGGTTCATTGTTTGACGCAACTCAAACTAAAGTTCTTGACGTTGACGGTAAACAATTGGTTAAAGTTGTATCATGGTACGATAACGAAATGTCATACACTGCACAACTTGTACGTACTCTTGAATACTTCGCAAAAATCGCTAAATAATTCTTGAGTCGATAAAAGCAAGGCTTTCTGGTCTTGCTTTTTTGTATAGAAAAATGGATGATAGTGTCATCCATTTTGTTTTAATTCTGTTTCGAAAGTATCCGAGAGGGCAGTGAAACTCAATTTTTCTAAGGTGAGTGGATGGGTAAGGGATAGTCGGAAGGCATGGAGCATCAGCCGGCTTGCTTTTGATCTAGAGTTATAGAGAGGATCGCCTAGGATAGGATGCTTGTGATGAGAGAGGTGAACACGAATCTGATGTGTCCGCCCGGTCTTTAGTTTGCAACGAACTAGAGAAGTCTTGTTTGGAAATTGCTTTAATCGGCTTACCTGAGTTTCGGCATGTTGCCCATTTTTGGCATCCACCACTCGTTTTCTGCGATCATGACGATCGCGGCCAATTTTATCTCGGAAGATAAGTTCTTTACTC includes the following:
- the adhE gene encoding bifunctional acetaldehyde-CoA/alcohol dehydrogenase translates to MADKKTLTPEEKQLAAEKHVDGLVKKALVALDEMRKLNQEQVDYIVAKASVAALDAHGILAQHAVEETGRGVFEDKATKNLFACEHVVNNMRGVKTVGVIEDDPVTGLTKIAEPVGVVCGVTPTTNPTSTAIFKSLIALKTRNPIVFAFHPSAQESSAHAAQIVRDAAIAAGAPENCVQWITEPSMEATGALMNHEGVATILATGGNAMVKAAYSCGKPALGVGAGNVPAYVEKSADLRQAAHDIVMSKSFDNGMVCASEQAVIIDKEVYDEFVAEFKSYHTYFVNKKEKALLEEFCFGAKANSKNCAGAKLNANIVGKPAAWIAEQAGFSVPEGTNILAAECAEVGPKEPLTREKLSPVIAVLKAEDTEDGLTKARQMVEFNGLGHSAAIHTKDEALAKRFGTEIKAMRIIWNSPSTFGGIGDVYNAFIPSLTLGCGSYGRNSVGDNVSAINLLNIKKVGKRRNNMQWFKVPSKIYFERNSIQYLQTCEDIERVMIVTDKAIEKLGFVQRVIDQLNARNNRVTIQVFSDVEPDPDITTVERGAEVMKAFEPDTIIALGGGSPMDAAKVMWLFYEQPEIDFRDLVQKFMDIRKRAFRFPSLGKKAKYIGIPTTSGTGSEVTPFAVISDKKNNRKYPLADYSLTPTIAIVDPALVESVPDFIAADTGMDVLTHATEAYTSNFANDYTDGIALQTIKLVFEWLEKSVKTADPEAREKMHNASTMAGMAFANAFLGMSHSMAHKIGGVHHTVHGRTNAILLPYVIRYNGTRPSKTTTWPKYNYWKADEKFQDIAKMLGLPHSTPEEAVEAYAKAVYDLGEAVGITMNFKGFGIDEKVWKDSLHEIALLAYEDQCSPANPRLPMVADMEEIMADAYYGYAERPGRRK
- the gap gene encoding type I glyceraldehyde-3-phosphate dehydrogenase, with product MVVKVGINGFGRIGRLAFRRIQNVEGVEVTRINDLTDPVMLAHLLKYDTTQGRFDGTVEVKEGGFEVNGKFIRVSAERDPEQIDWATDGVEIVLEATGFFAKKAAAEKHLHAGGAKKVVITAPGGNDVKTVVFNTNHDVLDGTETVISGASCTTNCLAPMAKALQDNFGVVEGLMTTIHAYTGDQMILDGPHRGGDLRRARAGAANIVPNSTGAAKAIGLVIPELNGKLDGSAQRVPTPTGSVTELVAVLEKNVTVDEVNAAMKAAANESYGYTEDPIVSSDIVGMSYGSLFDATQTKVLDVDGKQLVKVVSWYDNEMSYTAQLVRTLEYFAKIAK